The DNA sequence CGACGCAGCCGATTTCCACGATGCGGTCGCCCTTGGCGGGGTCAACGCCCGTGGTTTCGGTGTCCAAAACGATTTCCCGCATGCCGCCCCAGCCGTGATCCCGGAAAATGCCGGCGCGGCGGCCAGTGCCGCCCGTCCAGCCCCTTCGCCAGTCTGACGACCCGGACCAGCGCCTTCAAGGTGAAGCGTCGTCCCAGTCCGGTCGGCACCACGAAATCCGCCCGCCGGCGCTTTTCCACATCGGGCATCTGCCGGGCCAGGATGGCGGCCAGCTTGGCCTCGGTCATGCCGGACCGGGCCAGGACCCGCGCCCGCTGCACGAACCGGGGCGCGGTCACCACCACCGTCCGGTCGGTGCGGCGGTCGCCGCCGGTCTCGAACAGAAGCGGCACGTCCAGCACCACCACCTTCATGCGCCGGCGCGCGGCGTCCGCCAGGAACCGGCGCAGCGACGCCTGCACCCGCGGATGCACGATCGACTCCAGCCAGCGCAGCTTGTCCGGGTTGTCGAACACCTGCGCACCCAGCGCCTGCCGGTCCACGGCCCCGTCGCGCACCACGCCGGGGAATGCCGCGGCGATCGGCGCCACCGCCCCGCCGCCCTTGGCCAGCAGGCGGTGCACCACCGCATCGGCATCGTGCACGGGAATGCCCAGCCGGCGCAGCATGCGCGCCGCCGTGCTTTTCCCCATGCCGATCGATCCGGTCAGGCCCAGGATGACCATCACAGGCTCGCCAGCACGAAATCCCGCAACGCGGGCGTGACCTCGGGCGCCACCCCGAACCAGGCCTCGAACCCGGGCCGCGCCTGATGCAGCAACATGCCGAGCCCGTCCACGACCGCGTTCCCGCGCGCCCGTGCGGCCGCCAGCAGGGCCGTTTCCAACGGCGTGTACACGATGTCGGTCACCACGGCGCCCGGCGGAAGCCCGTCCAGGCGCAGGTCGAGGGGCGGTTGCCCGTCCATGCCGAGCTGCGTGGTGTTGACCAGCAGCGCCGCCCCGCCCAACGCATCCTCGCGCGCATCCCAGCCCAGCACCCGGACCGGTCCGCCCAGGTCGAGCGCCAGCCGTTCGGCGCGCTCGAGCGACCGGTTGACCAGCCGCACCTCCGGCACGTCCGCCTCCAGCAGGGCCGCCACGACCGCCCGTGCCCCGCCGCCCGCGCCCAGCACCACGGCCGGACCGGCGCTCCCGTGCCAGTCCGGGGCGCCCACGCGCAGGTTCGCGAGGAAGCCGAAGGCGTCGGTGTTGCTCCCCCGCAGCCGGCCGTCGGCCTGGACCACCACCGTGTTCACCGCCCCGATCCGGCGGGCGGCGGGATCCACCTCGTCCAGCACGGCCAGCGCGGCCTCCTTGTGCGGCAGGGTCAGATTGCACCCCCGCATCCCCAGGGCCGGCAGGGCGCGCAGCGCCTCGGCCAGCCGGTCCGGCGGGACGGGCATCGGGATGTAGGCGGCGTCCAAACCGTGCCGCCGGATCCACCAGTTGTGCAGCCGGGGCGAGCGGGAGTGGGCGACCGGCCAGCCCATGACCCCGGCCACCCGCGCCTTGCCCGAGATCGCGTCGCTCATGACGGCAGGACCCCGCGGGTGCGCAGGAAGTCCAGCAACGGCAGCAGCGGCATCCCCAGGATGGTCGCGTGGGCGCCGTCGATCCGGGCGAAAAGCTGCGCGCCCAATCCTTCGGCCTGATACGCGCCGACGGATGTGCACACGGCGTCGCCCGCGGCCTCCAGGTAGCGGTCCAGGAAGGCGTCGGACAGCGGGCGCATGGTCAGCCTGGCCGTGTCGGTCCGGTGCCAGATGCGGGCACCGTCCAGGCAGACGACCGCGCAGGACACCAACCGGTGCGTCCGGCCGGCCAGCGTCTTGAGCTGCGCCTTCGCGGCATCGCGGCCCGTGGGCTTGTCGAACCAGACGCCTTCGCATTCCAGCATCTGGTCGGCGCCGACGACCAGCAGGCCGGGGCGCCGCGCGCTGATCCGCTGCGCCTTGAGTTCGGCCAGCGCCTCCGCCACGTCCTCGGCCCGCGCGCCGGCCGCCTTCAGCGACAGCTTCACCTCGTCCTCGTCCACCGACGCCGGATCGACGACGACCTCCAGCCCGGCCGCCCGCAGCATGGCCGCCCGCGTGGCCGACCCCGACGCGAGCACGATGGGCGCATCGGCAAGCATTGCGGCCATGGCTAGACGGACTCCCCGGTGTGCAGGCCCGGGCGGCGGCGGGCCAGCAGCATCAGGATCTCGGCCGCCGTCTCCTCGATCGAGCGGCGCGACACGTCGATCACCGGCCACCCCTGCTGGGCGTAGAAGCGCCGCGCGGCCTGGAGTTCGGCGCGCACGGCCTCCGGGTCCACATAGCTGGTGTCCTCGCTCTGGTTCAGAAGGCGCAAGCGGTTGCGCCGGATCTGGACCAGCCGGTCGGGGTCCTTGGTCAGGCCGACCACCAGCGGTCGCGTCAGCACGGTCAGTTCGGGGGGCAGCGGCACGCCGGGGACGAAGGGGACGTTCGCCGCCTTCACCCCGCGGTTCGCCAGATAGATGCAGGTCGGCGTCTTGGACGTGCGCGACACGCCCACCAGGATGACATCGGCCTCGTGCAGGTTCTTCTGGGACTGGCCGTCGTCGTGGGCGATGGCGAAGTCCATCGCATCCATGCGCCCGAAATACTGGGCGTCCAGCATGTGCTGGCGGCCGGGCTGGCTTTTGGACTCCATGCCCAGATAGGCGCCCAGTGCCGCGATCAGGCTGTCCAGCACGGGGATGCAGGGGACCGCCAGCTCGTTGCAGACGTCCT is a window from the Azospirillaceae bacterium genome containing:
- a CDS encoding Maf family protein, producing MAAMLADAPIVLASGSATRAAMLRAAGLEVVVDPASVDEDEVKLSLKAAGARAEDVAEALAELKAQRISARRPGLLVVGADQMLECEGVWFDKPTGRDAAKAQLKTLAGRTHRLVSCAVVCLDGARIWHRTDTARLTMRPLSDAFLDRYLEAAGDAVCTSVGAYQAEGLGAQLFARIDGAHATILGMPLLPLLDFLRTRGVLPS
- the coaE gene encoding dephospho-CoA kinase (Dephospho-CoA kinase (CoaE) performs the final step in coenzyme A biosynthesis.), encoding MVILGLTGSIGMGKSTAARMLRRLGIPVHDADAVVHRLLAKGGGAVAPIAAAFPGVVRDGAVDRQALGAQVFDNPDKLRWLESIVHPRVQASLRRFLADAARRRMKVVVLDVPLLFETGGDRRTDRTVVVTAPRFVQRARVLARSGMTEAKLAAILARQMPDVEKRRRADFVVPTGLGRRFTLKALVRVVRLAKGLDGRHWPPRRHFPGSRLGRHAGNRFGHRNHGR
- a CDS encoding pyruvate, water dikinase regulatory protein, which codes for MKRFHLHLVSDSTGETINSVARACVAQFDGVEPVEHFWNLVRTQRQLDLVIEGVRDNPGLVMFTLVDDKLRRRLQDVCNELAVPCIPVLDSLIAALGAYLGMESKSQPGRQHMLDAQYFGRMDAMDFAIAHDDGQSQKNLHEADVILVGVSRTSKTPTCIYLANRGVKAANVPFVPGVPLPPELTVLTRPLVVGLTKDPDRLVQIRRNRLRLLNQSEDTSYVDPEAVRAELQAARRFYAQQGWPVIDVSRRSIEETAAEILMLLARRRPGLHTGESV
- a CDS encoding shikimate dehydrogenase produces the protein MSDAISGKARVAGVMGWPVAHSRSPRLHNWWIRRHGLDAAYIPMPVPPDRLAEALRALPALGMRGCNLTLPHKEAALAVLDEVDPAARRIGAVNTVVVQADGRLRGSNTDAFGFLANLRVGAPDWHGSAGPAVVLGAGGGARAVVAALLEADVPEVRLVNRSLERAERLALDLGGPVRVLGWDAREDALGGAALLVNTTQLGMDGQPPLDLRLDGLPPGAVVTDIVYTPLETALLAAARARGNAVVDGLGMLLHQARPGFEAWFGVAPEVTPALRDFVLASL